One part of the Glycine max cultivar Williams 82 chromosome 14, Glycine_max_v4.0, whole genome shotgun sequence genome encodes these proteins:
- the LOC106796010 gene encoding aconitate hydratase-like: MLVVPPGSGIVHQVNLEYLGRIVFNTEGLLYPDSVVGTASHTTMIDRLGVAGWGFGGIEAEATVLGKPMSMVLCVVGFKLSGKLCNGVTTTDLVLTVTQILRKHGVVGKFVEFYGN; this comes from the exons ATGCTTGTTGTCCCTCCTGGATCTGGTATAGTACATCAG GTCAATCTTGAATATCTTGGACGCATTGTTTTCAATACTGAGGGCTTGTTGTATCCTGACAGTGTAGTTGGAACTGCTTCACATACAACAATGATAGATAGGCTTGGAGTTGCTGGATGGGGCTTTGGTGGTATTGAAGCAGAGGCAACAGTGCTTGGCAAG CCTATGAGCATGGTGTTATGTGTTGTTGGGTTCAAGTTATCTGGAAAACTGTGTAATGGTGTTACAACAACTGACTTGGTTCTAACTGTGACACAAATTCTTAGGAAACATGGTGTTGTAGggaaatttgttgaattttatgGTAATTAA